One Pseudomonas fluorescens genomic region harbors:
- a CDS encoding flavin reductase family protein: MIEPGIYKDVMSSFPSGVTVVTTLDPDGGIVGITASAFSALSIDPALVLFCPNYASDTYPVLRDSKKFAIHLLSADQTAEAYAFASKGKEKAKDIKWHLSELGNPILAKATAIIECELWREYDGGDHAIIVGAVKNLILPEQPVTPMIYHKGKLGALPTLT, from the coding sequence ATGATCGAACCCGGCATTTACAAAGACGTCATGAGCTCGTTCCCGTCCGGCGTCACGGTGGTCACCACCCTCGACCCGGATGGCGGCATCGTCGGCATCACCGCCAGCGCGTTCAGCGCGCTGTCGATTGATCCGGCGCTGGTGCTGTTCTGCCCCAACTACGCCTCTGACACCTACCCGGTGCTGCGCGACAGCAAGAAATTCGCCATTCACTTGCTCTCCGCCGACCAGACCGCCGAAGCGTACGCGTTTGCCAGCAAGGGCAAGGAAAAGGCCAAAGACATCAAGTGGCACTTGAGCGAATTGGGTAATCCGATTCTGGCCAAGGCTACGGCGATCATCGAGTGCGAGTTGTGGCGTGAATACGACGGCGGCGATCACGCGATCATCGTTGGCGCGGTGAAGAACCTGATCCTGCCCGAGCAACCGGTGACACCGATGATTTATCACAAAGGCAAGCTGGGCGCGTTGCCCACCCTGACCTGA
- a CDS encoding aldehyde dehydrogenase produces MTLARFQMCIGGEWVDALSGKTFESLNPASAQAWAELPDADEADVERAVQAAQTAFDGPAWRGLTATARGKLLRRLGDLIAENKEHLAQLESRDNGKLIRETRGQVSYLPEFFHYTAGLADKLEGGTLPLDKPDLFAYTVHEAMGVVAAIIPWNSPLYLTAIKLAPALAAGNTIVIKPSEHASATILELARLALEAGIPPGVVNVVTGYGPSTGAALTRHPLIRKIAFTGGAATARHVVRSSADNFAKLSLELGGKSPNIIFADADLDSAINGAIAGIYAASGQSCVSGSRLLVQDEIYDEFVNRLVERAQRIRIGNPQEDSSEMGPMATAQQLAVVEGLVADAIAEGARLRTGGKRPTDVGEGWFYEPTLFECDRNSMKIMQEEVFGPVASVIRFKDEAEALAIANDSQFGLAAGIWTRDLGRAHRLARDVRSGIIWVNTYRAVSAMAPIGGFKNSGYGRESGIDSVLAYTELKTVWINLSQAPMPDPFVMR; encoded by the coding sequence ATGACACTCGCACGCTTCCAGATGTGCATCGGCGGAGAATGGGTAGACGCCCTCTCCGGCAAGACTTTCGAAAGCCTCAACCCGGCCTCCGCGCAAGCCTGGGCCGAACTGCCCGACGCCGATGAAGCAGACGTCGAACGCGCTGTGCAAGCGGCGCAAACTGCCTTCGACGGCCCGGCATGGCGCGGCCTCACCGCCACCGCCCGAGGCAAACTGTTGCGTCGCCTCGGTGACCTGATCGCGGAAAACAAGGAACACCTGGCGCAGCTGGAAAGCCGCGACAACGGCAAACTGATCCGCGAAACCCGTGGCCAGGTCAGCTATCTGCCGGAGTTCTTCCACTACACCGCAGGTCTGGCCGACAAGCTTGAAGGCGGCACCCTGCCGCTGGACAAGCCCGATCTGTTTGCCTACACCGTGCACGAAGCCATGGGTGTGGTCGCCGCGATCATTCCTTGGAACAGCCCGCTGTACCTGACCGCAATCAAACTGGCCCCGGCCCTCGCCGCCGGCAACACCATTGTGATCAAACCGTCCGAGCACGCTTCGGCGACGATTCTCGAGCTGGCACGGCTGGCCCTCGAGGCCGGAATTCCGCCGGGCGTGGTCAACGTCGTGACCGGTTACGGCCCGAGCACCGGCGCCGCCCTCACCCGCCATCCGCTGATCCGCAAGATTGCCTTCACTGGCGGCGCTGCGACGGCACGCCACGTGGTGCGCAGCAGCGCCGATAACTTCGCCAAGCTGTCACTGGAGCTGGGCGGCAAGTCGCCGAATATCATTTTCGCCGACGCTGATCTCGACAGCGCGATCAACGGCGCGATTGCCGGGATCTACGCGGCTTCAGGGCAGAGCTGCGTGTCCGGTTCGCGTTTGCTCGTGCAGGATGAAATCTACGACGAGTTCGTCAATCGTCTGGTCGAACGCGCCCAGCGCATTCGCATCGGCAACCCGCAGGAAGACAGCAGCGAGATGGGCCCGATGGCTACCGCCCAGCAATTGGCGGTGGTCGAAGGTCTGGTCGCTGATGCCATTGCCGAAGGCGCGCGTTTGCGCACTGGCGGCAAGCGTCCGACCGATGTCGGCGAAGGCTGGTTCTATGAGCCGACGCTGTTCGAGTGCGACCGTAACTCGATGAAGATCATGCAGGAAGAAGTCTTCGGTCCGGTGGCTTCGGTGATTCGTTTCAAGGACGAAGCCGAAGCGCTGGCGATCGCCAACGACTCGCAGTTCGGCCTCGCCGCCGGTATCTGGACCCGTGATCTGGGCCGCGCTCATCGCCTCGCGCGTGATGTGCGTTCCGGAATCATCTGGGTCAACACTTACCGCGCAGTGTCGGCGATGGCGCCCATCGGCGGCTTCAAGAACAGTGGCTATGGACGCGAAAGCGGCATCGATTCGGTGCTGGCCTACACCGAGCTGAAAACGGTGTGGATCAACCTCTCCCAGGCGCCAATGCCTGATCCGTTTGTGATGCGCTAG